Part of the Candidatus Hydrogenedens sp. genome, AAACAGCATCCGGGTCCGCGTTGGTATCCACAATACCAATACACGGGATATTTAATCGTGCCGATTCACGCACGGCTATTTCCTCATGATTGGTATCCACAACAAAAACAATATCCGGGATTTCTGTCATATTAACAATACCACAGAGATTTTTCTCCAATTTGGCAATACGCTTTCTTAATTGAATACCTTCCTTTTTGCCGTATTGGTCAATCTTGCCCGTTTCTTCTAAATCTTTCAATCGAAGCAATTCGGAAATACTGCTTCGGATAGTGCGGAAATTGGTCAATGTTCCACCTAACCAACGACTATTTACATAAAACATTCCACAGCGTTCCGCTTCGCGTTTAATGGCTTCCTGTGCTTGCCGTTTCGTGCCGACAAAAAGAACCGTTCCACCATTGGCAACTGTTTCACGAACCAGAGCATACGCCTTAAATAATTGTTTTAGGGTATGCTTCAGGTCAATAATGTAAATACCATTCTTTTCGCCATAAATGAACCGTGCCATTTTAGGGTTCCAACGGCGAGTTTGATGACCAAAATGTGCTCCTACTTCGAGCAATTCACGAGGGGTTACAACTGACATACTTATATCCTTATCTGTTTGGGTTAAACCTTGGAGCCCGCTGGAACTCATATTTCTGAGCACCCAAAACAAAGGCGAGAGGCTCCTGTGTTTTTATAAAAATCTCACAAAGAGAAAAAATTATAACAAATTAATATCCCTCATATCAAACATAAGGAACTAAAAATTGACTTTGTGTGTTTAAGTTCATAGTATAATTATTTATGGATATAAAATTGAATAAATTTAAATAATCTAACATAAAGGTTTTCACCGATGCGTAAAAGTTGTCTTAAAAATTTTCTATTAATTGCGATTTTTTCATCACTCCTTTCCTTCTATATCTATGCAGGTCCTTTAGAAGATTATGTAAATTTGCCCGATTCTTCTTACACATATACAATTACCACTACAGAATCAAGTTTTACTCATACTTATTATGTTGTTGACCTTACATCCCAAACATGGCGAAATTCCTCAGAAGTAAACCGAACATTGTGGAAACATTGGCTCACGATTATTGTTCCTACAAGCATTACAAAAACAAAGGGGTTATTAATTATTTCTGGCGGTAATAATGGTTCTTCGGCTACTAACCTTCGGGATTATGCTCAATATATCGCATTATTAACAGGTGCCCCTGTTGCACTGCTTGAACAAGTCCCCAACCAACCTCTCCTTTTTGCGGGAGAAAGTTCCAGCCGCACAGAGGACGAAATAATAGCCTATTCTTTTGACAAATACTTACAAACCTATAACGAAGGTAACCCCGACCCATATTGGCCTGTTCTATTGCCTATGGTCAAAAGTGCTGTGCGTGCTATGGATACTATTCAGGAAATTGTTCTTAATAATCATTCAAAAACTATCAACGGCTTCGTTGTTGGAGGTGCTTCCAAACGGGGTTGGACAACATGGCTAACAGGAGCCGTCGATTCGCGGGTCATTGCTATTGTTCCGATTGTTATTGATGTCCTAAAAATGGATATTCAGATGGACCATCAATATAAATGCTATGGCTTTTTCTCAGAGACATTAACCCCTTACAATGAATTACATATCTTTGAACGGATGAGTACACCAGGAGGATATGCACTCAGGCAAATTGTAGACCCATACTCTTATTTAAGCAATTATACAATGCCCAAATACATTATCAACGCATGTGGAGATGAATTCTTCCTCCCGGACTCCTCACGGTTTTATTACCACGAACTTCCCGGCGAATGTCGTCTTAAATATACTCCCAATGTGGGACATAGTATGGGTGATTCGTTTGATTTATCTACTGTTTATCCACTAATAACCTATTTTAATTCTGTTGCGACCGGAGGTAGCCGTCCCAATTATTCCTGGCAATTCTTACCCGATGGAAGTATTCAGGTACAGGTGTCAACAAATCCAACTTCTGTGAAATTATGGGAGGCTGTAAATCCAACGGCTCGTGATTTTCGTTATTACGACGGAACAGGTCCAACATGGACATCTACCAATTTAAGTGAAACATCTCCCGGCTCAAAAACATATCTTGCAACAGTTACTCCTCCTACTTCAGGCTGGAAAGTATACATGGTAGAAATCAACTTCTCCAATGGTTCTTATGTTTTCACCACAGATATTGGCATTACTCCTTACATGAGACCCTATGATGACCTTGATGGAGACGGTTGGATGGACCCGGAAGATACCGATGACGACTGTGACCTGATACCTGATGAAAATGACCTATATCCCTGGGATACGGACAACGATGGGACACCGAATTATCTGGATGATACCC contains:
- the rpsB gene encoding 30S ribosomal protein S2, whose amino-acid sequence is MSVVTPRELLEVGAHFGHQTRRWNPKMARFIYGEKNGIYIIDLKHTLKQLFKAYALVRETVANGGTVLFVGTKRQAQEAIKREAERCGMFYVNSRWLGGTLTNFRTIRSSISELLRLKDLEETGKIDQYGKKEGIQLRKRIAKLEKNLCGIVNMTEIPDIVFVVDTNHEEIAVRESARLNIPCIGIVDTNADPDAVSLPIPGNDDAIRAVSLYCKVIADAVLEGKNVQEKGPATQTKVRPISRRVKRVTDEEIKPMETVSEEDMEENDADEESISSEEIEETQQEASSVKEN
- a CDS encoding PhoPQ-activated protein PqaA family protein, yielding MRKSCLKNFLLIAIFSSLLSFYIYAGPLEDYVNLPDSSYTYTITTTESSFTHTYYVVDLTSQTWRNSSEVNRTLWKHWLTIIVPTSITKTKGLLIISGGNNGSSATNLRDYAQYIALLTGAPVALLEQVPNQPLLFAGESSSRTEDEIIAYSFDKYLQTYNEGNPDPYWPVLLPMVKSAVRAMDTIQEIVLNNHSKTINGFVVGGASKRGWTTWLTGAVDSRVIAIVPIVIDVLKMDIQMDHQYKCYGFFSETLTPYNELHIFERMSTPGGYALRQIVDPYSYLSNYTMPKYIINACGDEFFLPDSSRFYYHELPGECRLKYTPNVGHSMGDSFDLSTVYPLITYFNSVATGGSRPNYSWQFLPDGSIQVQVSTNPTSVKLWEAVNPTARDFRYYDGTGPTWTSTNLSETSPGSKTYLATVTPPTSGWKVYMVEINFSNGSYVFTTDIGITPYMRPYDDLDGDGWMDPEDTDDDCDLIPDENDLYPWDTDNDGTPNYLDDTPGICLVEVPYVVGLPEAEATTDILGTGLFVGNITYICDNTFPAGVVVNQEPTAGTEVEPGTSVDLWISTGPCPPEGEGTAEGIIEGEGVVEGTPEGEGIIEGEGVVEG